The DNA sequence CGTTCGTCGACGAGGCCACCGAGGTCGGGGTGGACATCTTCCGGATATTCGACGCCCTCAACAACGTCGAGGCCATGCGCCCTGCGATCGACGCCGTCCGCGGGACGGGCACCGCGGTGGCCGAGGTGGCGATGAGCTACACCGGCGACCTGATGGACCCGGCAGAAGACCTGTACACCCTCGATTACTACCTGCGGCTGGCAGGACGGATCGTCGACGCCGGCGCGCACGTACTGGCCATCAAGGACATGGCAGGCCTGCTCCGCGCCCCGGCCGCCTCGCGTCTGATCGGTGCACTGCGGTCGGAGTTCGACCTCCCGATCCACGTGCACACCCACGACACCCCGGGCGGTCAGTTGGCCACCTACCTGGCAGCCTGGGAGGCAGGCGCCGACGCCGTCGACGGTGCCAGCGCCGCACTGGCCGGGACGACGAGTCAACCCCCGCTCTCCGCGATCGTCGCGGCCACCGCGCACACCGACCGTGACACCGGTCTGCAGCTGTCGTCGGTGTGCGCGCTCGAACCGTACTGGGAGGCCGTCCGCAGGGTCTACGCGCCCTTCGAATCGGGGATCCCGTCGCCGACCGGGCGTGTGTACACCCACGAGATACCGGGTGGGCAGTTGTCCAATCTGCGGCAACAGGCCCACTCGCTGGGGTTGGCCGACAGGTTCGAGGAGGTGGAGAACGCCTACGCCGGAGCCGACCGCGTCCTGGGGCGTCTGATCAAGGTGACTCCGTCGTCCAAGGTCGTGGGGGACCTGGCGCTGACTCTCGTGGGCCGGGGTATCTCGGCTGACGACTTCGCGTCGAACCCGGCCGTCCACGACATCCCCGACTCGGTGATCGGGTTCCTCGGCGGTGAACTGGGCGACCCGGCAGGCGGGTGGCCCGAACCACTGCGTGGTACCGCGTTGGCGGGCAGGGCGCCGGCCAGGGTGGCCGTGCCGCTGACCGACGACGACCTCGCGGTCCTGCGCGCTCCCGGGCCGCAGCGGCGCCGCCGCCTCAACACCCTGCTGTTCCCCGAACCGACGGCGGAGTACGAGGCGCACCGCGCCCGGTACGGCGACACCTCGCGCATCTCCTCCAATCAGTTCTTCTACGGTCTGCGCGACCGGGACGAGCACCGCGTCCGACTCGAGCCGGGCGTGGAGTTACTCATCGGACTCGAGGCCATAGGTGAACCGGACGATCGCGGGTACCGGACCGTCATGTGCATCCTCAACGGCCAGCTCCGACCGGTCCAGGTCCGGGATCGCGCGGTCGCGGTGGACGTGCCGGTGGTCGAGAAGGCCGACCCGGGTGACGACCGCCAGGTGGCGGCCCCCTTCGCAGGGGTCGTCACGGTCACGGTGAGTCTGGGTGATCACGTCGATCCCGGAGGACCGGTCGCGACCATCGAGGCCATGAAGATGGAGGCGGTGATCACCTCACCCCGAGGCGGCACCGTCACGCGGGTCGCACCGACCCCGGTCTGCCAGGTCGACGCCGGCGACGTGATCGTCGAAGTCGACCGCCCGCGCACGTGACCCCTGGGGCCGGTCCCAGGCACACGACCCCACGGTGGGCGCTGTGGCTCGGCAGGTCGGGTCCAGCACGCCACTCGTGGAAGGCATCGATTCAGAAGGAGGTGGACTGCTGATGAGCTCTCTGTCGACCGTGCGCAAACTCGGGCCCATTCTCGACCTTTTCACCGTCGACTCGCCCGAGTGGGGTGTGAGCGAGGTGTCCGAGGCCCTGGACATCCCCCGGTCGAGCACACACGCGCTGCTCTCGAGTCTGGTGGACATCGGGCTGCTCCAGTGCCGGGTCCGAGGGCGGTACCGGATCGGTTGGAGGGTCGTGGAGCTCTCGGAGGCCCTGCGGGGCCGGCTCGACGTGCGGAGCATCGCCGCCCCGGTGCTCGACACGCTCGTGGCGCGACACGGCGAGACCTCCCATCTCGCGGTGATGGAGCGCATGCAGGTGCTCTATGTGGACAAGGTCCTCGGGACGCACAACGTCACCGTGCAGGGTGCCCGGATCGGAGCGAGGCTCGACCTGCACTGCACCGGGGTCGGCAAACTCCTGCTGGCCCACAGCGGCCAGGCCGACGTGGAGATGTTCCTCCGACGCCAGGCGCTGCCCCGCCGCACCCCGTCCACCATCACGGACCCCGGGGTGCTGCTCGCCGAACTGGGCGAGATCCGCCGCCGGGGGTTCGCGACGGATCGCGGCGAGGCGGTCGCCGCGATCCACTGCACCGCCGCGCCCATCCGGGACGACATGGGCGTCGTGATCGCGGCGATCAGCTCCAGTGCGCCGAGAGAGCGCTATGCGGCCCGGCGCGTGGAGATCACCCAGGCGGTGGTCGCCGCGGCCGCGGAGATCACCCGAACCGTGAGCGATTCGGCCAGGGCCGGGCGACCGACGACGTCTCACCAGTCCACCCCCGACGTCCGGGAGATCCGCCCCGCTATGTGACCGGGCCGGCCACCTCGCGGGGGAGGGTCGCCCGCCCGGACGGCGGACGGCCGCCCCCCGGCTCCACCGACAGATCAGAGGAGAACATGGACCAGATCGACACGATCGCCGGCGAACTACTCGGCGCATACGCAAGCGGGGTACCCGTCCCGCCCCTGACCGAGAGGTATCCCGGTCTCGGCCTGGACGTCGCGTACCGCGTGCAGCGACGTCAGGTCGACCGATGGGTCGCCGACGGTGACCGCGTGGTGGGTCACAAAGTGGGCTTGTCGTCGCGGGCGATGCAGCGCATGGTGGGCGTGGCCCAACCGGACTTCGGTCACCTGACCCAGAGCATGATCCACCAGGAGCAGGCCCCTATCCCGCACGGGACGTTCCTCCAGCCCCGCATCGAACCCGAGATCGCGTTTGTGCTGGGCGAGCCTCTCCGGGGACCGGGAGTCACCACAGCGGACGCCGTCCGAGCCATCGACTTCATCCTGCCGGCTCTCGAGATCGTCGACTCCCGCGTCTCGGACTGGAGGATCGGGATCTTCGACACCGTCTCGGACAACGCCTCCTCCGGCGGCGTGATCCTCGGCAGTACCCCGGTGGGGGTCCACGAGGTGGACCTGCGACTGACCGGGTGCAACCTCTACCTCAACGGTGAACTCGTGGCGACCGGCGCCGGCGGCGCCGTCCTCGGCTCACCGGTCAATTCGTTGGTCTGGCTCGCCAACACCGTCGGCCCGCTCGGTACCACCCTGGAACCGGGGCACATCGTGCTCCCGGGGTCGATGACCCCGGCGTTCGATGTCGCGCCCGGCGACGTGATAGTCGCCGACATCGGCGGAATCGGAACCACCACAGCGATCATGGGTCGCGAGAACAGAGGAGACGACTGATGGCCACCCGGACCGACTGGACCCCTGCGGTGGTGGCTCGACGCTGCCTCGACGCCGAGTCCTCCGTCACTCCGCTGACCTCGATCAGGGCCCAATGGGACGGGCTCGATCTGCCGGCCGCCTACGCGGCGCAGGATACCGCGCTCCGCATTCGCACAGGGCGCGGGGAAACGCTCACCGGGGTCAAACTGGGAGTGACCTCCAAGGCCAAGCAACGACAGGTCAACGTGGACTCCCCGTCGACCGCCTGGCTCACCGACGCGATGTACCTCCCGCCGGGGGAGCCGATCGAGTGCGACCAGATGATCCACCCGCGTGTCGAGCCCGAGATCGCCTTTGTCATGGGGGAACGCCTGACCGGGCCCGGTCAGACCGCGGCCACCGCGCTCGCGGCCGTCCGCGGCGTCGTGGGGGCGCTGGAGATCATCGACTCCCGCTTCTCCGGGTACTCCTTCACCATGATGGACGCGATCGCGGACAACAACTCGTCGGGTAGGTACGTCACCGGCCCGACGTCGCTGGACCCGTACGGGGTCGACCTCGGGCGCGAGGCGTGCATCCTGGAGGTGGACGGAGAGGTTGTGGACTCGGCGACCGGGGCCGCGGTCCATGGACACCCGGCCGAGGCGCTCGCCTTCGCCGCCAACACACTCGCCGAGCGCGGCGTCTCGATCGAGCCGGGGTGGGTGATCCTCACCGGCGGGATGACCGACGCCGTACCGCTGACCCCGGGGCGATCGATCTCGGCCCACTTCACCCATCTCGGGCTGGTGACCGTCCGCGGGGCGAGAACCGGGTGACACCGGAGGTCCTGATCCCCCCCGACACCGCAGAGGAGTCCACGCGTGCCGATCATCGACGTCACCATCACCGAGGGACGAGCTCCCGAGGCGATCCGCTCTCTCATCCACGAACTCACCGCCGCCGCCGTTCGCGCGATCGACGCGCCTCCCACGAGCGTGCGGGTGATCGTGCGCGAGGTGCCACCGACGCACTTCGCGGCCGCCGACGTGACGATCGCCGAGCGCACCGCGGTCTCGGGCGGCGCCCCGGATCGCTCGGGCCCCTGATATCCCAGTCGGCCGGGGCGGGCCGTCTGGGCCGGAGGGGACAGACCTCGTGAGACGGTCGGCCACTGTGGCCGGCCGTCTCACGAGCAGATAGTCGGGCCGGGGAGCCGGTGCCCCCGCCGGCCCGTGCTCTCCGCCCTATCGTCGGGCCCCGCCGTCCTTTCTCGCCCGGATCTCGGCACCTCGGACATCAGCCGCCACCCGACCGCCGATCGCCCAGTGAGCGGGATCCACCTCCACCAGCTCGCCCCTCACGGTCGCGAGTTCGTATCCGAGAACCTCGGCGAGCAGGTTCGAGACGCCCTCCAAGAGACGTCGTGCCTGTTCGGGGGGACGTCCCGAGAGGAGCCGCATGGTGAAGTACGGAGCCCCGTCCTCGTGCGAGGTGACCGGCCGGCCGGCCGACATCACGTTCCCGGCCGGGTACTCGACCACGAACACACGCACGCGATCGACGGGACACGACAGGACCTCGCAGTACAGAGAAGTGATCCCTGCCTGGAGGTCCTCGAGTCGTTCGACCGGGTAGGTCCCGGCGACCAGGTGGACATGTGCGACGGGCATCAGAACAGGTTTCTCCGGACTCCGCCGTCGAGGCTGATCACGGCGCCGTGGAGCACACCCGCCTCCGGGGCGAGGAGGGTGGTGACGAACCATGCGATCTCGTCGAGCGAGGGGAGCCGGCCCGTCGAGGTCTTGTCGATGTAGCGCTGCCAGATCTCGGACCGGGGGACCCCGGTCTCCGCGGACTCCCGGGCGGCGAACGCCCGCAATCGGGGCGTGTCCACGGGCCCGGGAGCCAGGGTGTGGACCGTGGCCCCGTCGGCGCCCGTGCGGAGGGAGAGCTGTCGCATGAGGTTGATCAACGCCGCATTGGACGTGCCGGGCGCGGCGTCTCCGGGGCCGGGTTCGAGGCCGAGCGACCCGGCGATCGCGACGAACCGCGACCCGGCTGCGAGGAGGTCCTCGACCGCTTTCAGGAGGTGGAGGGTCGCGACGGTCTTGAACCCGGCCGCGAGTGCCAGATCCGCGGTGGGGATCACATCGAGGGACCCACCCACGGGCAACCCCGCCGCCATGAGCGCGAGGTCCACCCTGGTCGCCCCGGCCGTGCTCAGCGCCCCGCGTATGGCGGAGACGGAGGACTCGTCCCCGATGTCGGCCACACAGGGGATCACATTCCCCTCGGGGAGGGCCGGGTCGTCGACCAGGGCGTCGAGGGCGTCGGCGCTGCGGGCGATCGCCAGCACACGTCGCCCCCGGGCGGAGAGGCTGCGGACGACCGAGCCGCCCATCGCCCCGGTGGCCCCCACGACCACGCAGATGCCGGTCACCGGGGCTGCGGGTTCAGGCGGATCGTCACCGCGCGGGGTTCGGTGAAGAAGTCGCGCGAGTACTGACCACCCTCGCGACCCAGGCCACTGCTGCCCTCGCCGCCGAACGGCAGGCGGAGGTCTCGTTCGAAGAACGTATTGATCCACACAGTGCCCGCCTTCCACCCGGCGGCCATGCGGTGCGCGCGGTCGAGGTTGGTGGTGAACAGCATCCCGGCCAGCCCGTAGGGGCTGTCATTGGCGATTCGCAGCGCCTCCGCCTCGGTGTCGAAGCCGAGGACGGTCTCGACCGGGCCGAAGATCTCCTCGCGGGCTACGCGGTCCTGATTGGTCAGGCCCGTGATGATGGTCGGCGGGTAGTAGTGCCCCGAGGCGTGCGCGTCCGTGGTGAGCCGGGCGCCCCCCAGGACCACCTCACCGCCTTCTTCGCGGGCCAGGTCGACGTAGCCCGAGACCTTGGCCAGGTGCTCCCTTGTGATGAGAGGCCCGACAAAGGTCTCGGGGTCCTTGGGATCGCCCACTTTGAGAGCGGCGGCCTCGGTGACGAACCGCTCGAGGAACTCCTCGCGGATCGAGTTCTGGACCAGCAGTCGGGTACCAGAGAGGCAGACCTGGCCGTTACCCACGAAGATCGCCCGTATCGCCTTGGGTACCGCGATGTCTAGATCGGCGTCGGCGAAGATGATGTTCGCGGATTTGCCGCCCATCTCGGCGGAGACAGGGGTGTGGTTGACTGCAGCGGTCTGGAGAATTCTCACACCCGTCGCACTGGAACCGGTGAACGTGATGCGGTCGACGCGCGGATCCGAGGTGAGCGGCCCGGCGACCTCGTCGCCGCCGAAGCCGTGAACCACGTTGAGCACTCCCTCCGGCAGACCAGCCTCCACCGCGAGCTCGGCGAACCGGTGGGCGGTGAGGGGCGTCTGGGGGGCCGGCTTTAGCACGACGGTGTTGCCGAAGGCCAGCGCGGGAGCGATCTTCCACGTGGCGAGCATGAGCGGCGCGTTCCACGGGCTGATCGCCGACACCACGCCCGCCGGTGGATAGAGGACGTAGGAGAACAGATCGCCGTCCGGGTAGGCCTCGGTGCCTGTCATCGCCACGTAGTCGGCGAAGAACCGGAGGTTCAGGGCGACCCGGGGGATGTCTGCGTGGCTGGTCTGCGATATGGCTTTGCCGCCGTCCCGGGTCTCCAGCATGGCGAGCTCGTCGCGGTGCGTGTCGACCATGTCTGCCAGCCGGTGGAGGATCACGGCCCGCTCCTTGGGCGTCATCCGGGGCCACGGGCCCTCGTCGAACGCGTGGCGTGCTGCGGCGACCGCGGCCTCCCCGTCGGCGGCGGCGCCGCGGGCGACCTCGGCAAGGAGGCTACCGTCGTGCGGGTCACGGGTCTCGAACGTCCGGCCGTCGGCGGACTCGGTCCACCGGCCGCCGATGAAGTGCTTGATGGTGGTCATCTCAGGCCTCTCGGGTATCAGCAGCTCGGGCTCGGGCCACGCGGTGTGGCTCGAGGCGGGGCGGCATGGGTCAGTGTCCACCGGCCGCGGCGACGCGCGTCGGGTCGGTGTAGGAGCGGCCCGCGAGTTGGGACGCCACGTCGATGATCATGTCCTCTTGGCCGCCGATCACGCCCCTGCGTCCGAGCTCCATGAGGATGTCGCGCGTACTCACCCCGAACTTCCT is a window from the Dietzia sp. JS16-p6b genome containing:
- a CDS encoding SDR family NAD(P)-dependent oxidoreductase, whose amino-acid sequence is MTGICVVVGATGAMGGSVVRSLSARGRRVLAIARSADALDALVDDPALPEGNVIPCVADIGDESSVSAIRGALSTAGATRVDLALMAAGLPVGGSLDVIPTADLALAAGFKTVATLHLLKAVEDLLAAGSRFVAIAGSLGLEPGPGDAAPGTSNAALINLMRQLSLRTGADGATVHTLAPGPVDTPRLRAFAARESAETGVPRSEIWQRYIDKTSTGRLPSLDEIAWFVTTLLAPEAGVLHGAVISLDGGVRRNLF
- a CDS encoding tautomerase family protein encodes the protein MPIIDVTITEGRAPEAIRSLIHELTAAAVRAIDAPPTSVRVIVREVPPTHFAAADVTIAERTAVSGGAPDRSGP
- a CDS encoding aldehyde dehydrogenase — encoded protein: MTTIKHFIGGRWTESADGRTFETRDPHDGSLLAEVARGAAADGEAAVAAARHAFDEGPWPRMTPKERAVILHRLADMVDTHRDELAMLETRDGGKAISQTSHADIPRVALNLRFFADYVAMTGTEAYPDGDLFSYVLYPPAGVVSAISPWNAPLMLATWKIAPALAFGNTVVLKPAPQTPLTAHRFAELAVEAGLPEGVLNVVHGFGGDEVAGPLTSDPRVDRITFTGSSATGVRILQTAAVNHTPVSAEMGGKSANIIFADADLDIAVPKAIRAIFVGNGQVCLSGTRLLVQNSIREEFLERFVTEAAALKVGDPKDPETFVGPLITREHLAKVSGYVDLAREEGGEVVLGGARLTTDAHASGHYYPPTIITGLTNQDRVAREEIFGPVETVLGFDTEAEALRIANDSPYGLAGMLFTTNLDRAHRMAAGWKAGTVWINTFFERDLRLPFGGEGSSGLGREGGQYSRDFFTEPRAVTIRLNPQPR
- a CDS encoding tautomerase family protein; its protein translation is MPVAHVHLVAGTYPVERLEDLQAGITSLYCEVLSCPVDRVRVFVVEYPAGNVMSAGRPVTSHEDGAPYFTMRLLSGRPPEQARRLLEGVSNLLAEVLGYELATVRGELVEVDPAHWAIGGRVAADVRGAEIRARKDGGARR
- a CDS encoding IclR family transcriptional regulator, with protein sequence MSSLSTVRKLGPILDLFTVDSPEWGVSEVSEALDIPRSSTHALLSSLVDIGLLQCRVRGRYRIGWRVVELSEALRGRLDVRSIAAPVLDTLVARHGETSHLAVMERMQVLYVDKVLGTHNVTVQGARIGARLDLHCTGVGKLLLAHSGQADVEMFLRRQALPRRTPSTITDPGVLLAELGEIRRRGFATDRGEAVAAIHCTAAPIRDDMGVVIAAISSSAPRERYAARRVEITQAVVAAAAEITRTVSDSARAGRPTTSHQSTPDVREIRPAM
- a CDS encoding 2-keto-4-pentenoate hydratase gives rise to the protein MATRTDWTPAVVARRCLDAESSVTPLTSIRAQWDGLDLPAAYAAQDTALRIRTGRGETLTGVKLGVTSKAKQRQVNVDSPSTAWLTDAMYLPPGEPIECDQMIHPRVEPEIAFVMGERLTGPGQTAATALAAVRGVVGALEIIDSRFSGYSFTMMDAIADNNSSGRYVTGPTSLDPYGVDLGREACILEVDGEVVDSATGAAVHGHPAEALAFAANTLAERGVSIEPGWVILTGGMTDAVPLTPGRSISAHFTHLGLVTVRGARTG
- a CDS encoding 2-keto-4-pentenoate hydratase, translating into MDQIDTIAGELLGAYASGVPVPPLTERYPGLGLDVAYRVQRRQVDRWVADGDRVVGHKVGLSSRAMQRMVGVAQPDFGHLTQSMIHQEQAPIPHGTFLQPRIEPEIAFVLGEPLRGPGVTTADAVRAIDFILPALEIVDSRVSDWRIGIFDTVSDNASSGGVILGSTPVGVHEVDLRLTGCNLYLNGELVATGAGGAVLGSPVNSLVWLANTVGPLGTTLEPGHIVLPGSMTPAFDVAPGDVIVADIGGIGTTTAIMGRENRGDD